The sequence AGCTGGCGAGATCGTCCCAGATCTTGCTGCGGAACATGCGCATCTGAAGGTCGCCGACGATGCGGCGACCGATGCTGTTCATCACCACGGTGAAGCCGTAGGTGGCCCCGCCGCGCACGAAGAAGACGGCGATCACCAGGAGCGAGATCGGCACCAGAAGGTCCGACTGCCGGTTGGTGAAGATGCCGTCCAGGATGTGCTGGCTGACGAACGGGATGGCCGAACTCGCCGCTGCCGTCGCCCCAAGGCACAGGAAGGCCAGCACGAAGCGCCAGAAATGGCCCTTCATGTGCTCGCGCATCATCCGCTTCGCGATCTGCCAGTCGGATGGCTGCCCTTCGGCGCGTGCTCTCTTGCTCATGGGGTGCTCATATAGCGCCGTCCGGCCGATCCGCCAAATGACAGTCGCGTCAGGCGCCGATGCAAAGGGCGCCACGGCCGGCCGAGAGCCGTCTCACGCGGCTGCGGCAGGCGGGCGCCCTGATGCGTTCGGTGGCGGGGCCTGCCCTGCAACGGGCGGCCGCGCCCCGATGAGAAGGCTCAGCGGCTGAAGGTGCCGCGGGCGATGGCGTCGAAATCGCCCGGGCCGATGCCCAGCTCGTCCATCTCGCGCCGGTCGAGCTTCAGCAGCTCGTCATAGACCCGCTTGTACTCGCGGCGCTCGGCGATGCGGCGGGCGACGGCCGCGCGGAGGCGGGCGAAGGCGCCGGCGGGACGGGTGGTGGCAGGAGCGAAGTCCAGAACGTCGATATGCATACTTACCTCATCTGCCGGCGAGACCGGCCTCTCTGTGCTTTCCTCATGTACCCCTAATGTAAGACGTCCGCTTCAGGCCAGGATCAGCCTTTTTGCAGTGCAGCAATGGTAAGCATGCATGCCATGAACTTGCCACTTTGCCCGCGCCCTAGGCAAAGGGTCTGGCCGGCGCCGCCCCGATAATCCTGAATTTCACTGTGAAAATCAGCAATCCACAGACCGCATGGCGCAGTTTATTGACCCGCCTGGTGCAGCGCGATATTTAAGGGGCGACGGACCGGCCCACCGCCAACGGGCCCGCGGCGATTTGATGGGAAGCAGCTTGCGCCCGCGTCAACAACCGCTAAAGCGCCACGATGCAGGTCGTGGTTCCCTCGAAGAGACGAGGCAGGACACGACGATGACCAGGACGGCCCTTCACAGCCCTTTCGCGCACCGGACGCTTGCCACAGGGCGGGCGGCCGCGGCGCCGATGCGCTGTCGCCGCGCCTGAGCCGGGCTCCGGCCCCTTGCCGCCCTGCCCGCGGCGGCCATCTTCGTCCCCGCACCGATCCACTGATCCGGCACCACCCATGATCCGCCTCGACTCCATCTCCAAGACCTTCACCCGCGCGGGCCAGGCCCAGGTGACGGCACTGGCCGACGTCTCCCTGACCATCGAGCGCGGCGAGATCTTCGGCGTGATCGGGCCCAGCGGCGCCGGCAAGTCGACCCTGATCCGCCTGATCAACCTGCTGGAGCGGCCGACCAGCGGCACCGTCACCGTCGACGGCACCGAGCTGACGGCCCTGCCGGAGACGGCGCTCCGGGCCGAACGGCGGAAGATCGGCATGATCTTCCAGCATTTCGCGCTGCTTTCCTCCCGCACCGTGTTCGACAATGTGGCGCTGCCGCTGGAGTTGGCCGGGCTCGACCGGCGGACGATCGCCGCGCGCGTCGACCGGCTCTTGGAGCTGGTCGGCCTGGCCGACAAGCGCGACCGCTACCCGGCTGAGCTGTCGGGCGGGCAGAAGCAGCGCGTCGGCATCGCCCGGGCGCTGGCCAGCGAGCCCAGCGTGCTGCTGTGCGACGAGGCGACCTCCGCCCTCGACCCCGAGACCACGGCTTCGATCCTGCAGCTCCTGGCCCGGATCAACCGCGAGCTGGGCCTGACGATCGTGCTGATCACCCATGAGATGGCGGTGATCAAGGCGATCTGCCACCGCGTCGCGGTGCTGGAGCAGGGCCGGGTGATCGAGGAGGCGCGGGTGTTCGACCTGTTCACCCGGCCGCAGACGGCGACGGCGCGCGCCTTCGTCGCCAGCGTCACCGGCGCCGAGCTGCCGGAGACCCTGGCGGCCAAGCTGTCCGAGGCGCCGCTGGCCGGCGGCGAGACCGTGCTGCGCCTCGTCTTCGCCGGGTCGCAGGCCGGCACCACCGCGCTGGGCCAGCTGGCCCGCCGCCTGGGCATCGACGCGGCGCTGCTGCACGGCCGGGTCGACAGCGTGCAGGGCGCCCCCTTCGGCACCCTGATCGTCGCCGTGCCGGGCGGGCCCGAGGCCGCCCGGTCGGCGATCGACTTCCTCTCCTCCCTCAAGCTTTCCGTCGAGGTCCTGGGCCATGTCCCCGCAACTCTTCGCGCTGCTGGCTGACGCCGCCTGGGCGACGCTGTACATGGTCGCGGTCTCGGCCGCGATCGGCACCCTCCTGGGCGGCCCGATCGGCATCTGGCTGGCGACCAGCGGCAAGGGCGAGCTGTTCGCGGCGCCGGCGGCCAACCGCATCGTCGGCCTGGTGGTCAACGCCACCCGCTCCACCCCCTTCATCATCCTGGTGGTGGCGATCATCCCCTTCACCCGGCTGATCGCCGGCACCTCGATCGGCACCACCGCGGCGATCGTGCCGCTGACCATCGCCTGCGTGCCCTTCATCGCCCGGATCATCGAGGCGGCAGTGCGCGAGGTCGACCAGAGCCTGGTCGAGGCGGCCAAGGCGATGGGCGCCTCGCCGCTGCAGATCGTGCGCAAGGTGCTGGTGCCGGAGGCGATGCCCGCCATCGTGCTGGGCCTGACCCTGACCGTGGTCAGCCTGATCGGCTATTCCGCCATGGTCGGCGCGGTCGGAGGCGGGGGGCTGGGCGATCTCGGCATCCGCTACGGCTATCAGCGCTTCATGCCCGACATGATGGCGGCGGTGGTGATCGTGCTGATCCTGTTCGTGCAGGCGGTGCAGATGGCCGGCGACCGGCTGGCCCGCCGGGTCAACAAGCGGCAGCGCGCCGCCTGAACCGTTCCATCCGAGGGGGATACAATGAGCCTGAAGACGATTCTGGCCGCGGCGGCGTTCGCCCTGGCCGTGCAGCCGGCCGTGGCCGAGACCGTGAAGATCGGCGTCACGCCGGGGCCGCATGCCGAGATCCTGGAGCAGGTGAAGCCGATCGCCCATGAGAAGGGCCTGGACATCGAGATCGTCGAGTTCTCGGACTATGTCGTGCCCAATGCGGCGCTGGATTCCGGCGAGCTCGACGCCAATTCCTTCCAGCACGAGCCGTATCTCGTGAACGAGATCGACAAGCGCGGCTACAAGATCAGCAAGGTGGCCAGCACCGTCACCTTCCCGATCGGCATCTATTCGAAGAAGATCAAGGCGATCGGCGAGCTGCGCGACGGCGCCGCCGTCGGCATCCCCAACGACCCGACCAATGGCGGCCGCGTCCTGCTGCTGCTGCAGTCCGCCGGCCTGATCAAGCTGGCCGACGGCGTCGGGCTGAAACCGAGCGTGGCCGACATCACCGAGAATCCCAAGAAGCTGGAGATCGTCGAGTTGGACGCGGCGCAGCTGCCGCGGTCGCTGGACGACACCGACATCTCGGCGATCAACACCAACTACGCGGTCGAGGCCGGTCTCGACCCGGCCAAGGACGCGATCCTGCGCGAGGCGGCCGACGGTCCCTATGTCAACATCATCGCGGTGCAGACCGCGCGCAAGGACGAGCCCTGGGTCAAGACCCTGGTCGAGAGCTACCACACCGACGCGGTGAAGCAGTTCCTGGCCGAACGGTTCAAGGGCGCGGTCATCGCCAGCTGGTAAGCGCGAAGAAGATCCGACAAAGGGCGCGCGGCCACGGGTCGCGCGCCCTTTGTCTTGGCCGGTCAGCCCTCGCCCGGGCCGCTGTCGAGGGAGTGGCGGCCGCCGCCGGTGCCGGCGATGAACAGCAGCCCGCCGAGCACGGCGAGGTTGCTCATGAAGATCGCGAAGTCGAGCTCGAACCGGTCCGGCGGCGCATCCCAGAAGCCGTGGAAGAGCACGGTGGCGACGATGGTGAAGCCGGCCAGGGCCAGGGCTGCGAGCCGGGTGTGCCAGCCAAGCAGCAGGAGGGCGCCGGCGACGATCTGCAGCGCCGCGGCGGCGGCGAGCAGCAGCTCGGGCTCCGGCAGGCCGCGGCTCTGCACCATCGCCACCATCGAGTCCCATTCCGGGACCTTGGAGATGCCGGCGGCAAAGAACACCAGCGCCAGGCAGAGGCGCCCGGCGAGCTGGACGAGGTCGAGCCCTGAATTCCGCTCGGTGTTGCGTATGACCATGGTTGAGGACATGAAACGGTTCGCTTGTGCTGTCGTTATGCCCCCAAGGTAACCGCATCATTGTGGCCGCGCCGTGTCCGCCGTCACAGCTGCGGCGCGGCGCGCCAGCCGGCTCTCGCGGGCGAGATCGCCCAGCAGCCGGATCAGCGTCCCCTGACGCCGGGTGCCGGTCTTGTCGAAGACCGACCGCAGCTGGGTGCGCAGCGTCTCGCGGCTGAGATCCAGCCGCTCCGCGATCTCGGACAGCGACAGGCCCTCATGCAGCGCCGCCGCCAGCCGTACCTCGGCCCGGCTGAGGCCGAACAGCGCCGGCAGCACCTGGCCGAAATCGTCCCGGCTGGCCCCGAGCTGGGTCAGGAACAGCGCCGCCACGGCCTGCGGCGCGGCGACGGCGGCGGGACGCCGATCCGGCAGACGGCAGCCGCTGGCGATCAGCGGCGTCGCCCCGACGGTGCCGGACAGCAGCTTGAAGGAACCGCCGCCGGGCCGCGGGTCCAGCGTCGCCGCGATCAACCCGCGCAGGGCCGCCGCCTCGGCCGGGTCGGCGGAGTCGAGCCGGTTGCCCCGCAGCTGCAACCGGCCGCTCTCGAACAGCCGGTCCGCCATGGCGTTGACATGCACCACCCGGCCATTGGCGGCCAGCAGGACCACGGCCCGGTCGAGCCGGTCGAGCACGTCCTCGGCGAGCCGGGCCCGGGCCGCGAGCCCGTCCAGCCGCTGGACCAGCGCCAGCGAGCGGCGGATATGCGGCACCAGCAGGCCGAAGCGGCGCCCCTCCTCCGGCGTGAACGGCCCGGCGCGGCGGGGCCGGCGCACGCTCATCCCGGCGACGCCGTCGAAGGCGGGGTCGATGGCGCCCATCGCCCAGCGGCAGCCGTTCTCGTCCAGGAACGCGCCGAAATCCTGGCGGTCGAACCAGGCCGGGTCGACCACCTCGTGGCAGAGATGGACGGTCGGCGGCAAGCGGCGCCAGGCCGGCAGGCGCGGATCCTCCAGCGCATAGTCCCGGAGATAGCGGGCATGGGCGGCCGCGTCGTAGCCGACGGCGACGTTGAAGAAGGGGACGGCCGCGGTGGATTCCAGCACCAGGATCTGGGCCACGTCGCCGCCGGTCCAGCGGCAGATGTCGGTGAGGACATGCCGCCAGGCCGCGTGATCGGTCCCGGCATCATAGATGCGGCCGATCAGATCGTTGAGCTGCTCGAGAGTGTCCATGCGGCCTCCGCCGCGTTCCGACTGCCGTCCGACTCAAGCCCGTCCGGCCGGTCGCGGCAAGCGCCGCCTGCCGCGACAGAATCACCCGCCCGCCGAGATCCCTTCGATCCGGCGATTGACCTCGGCCGCCGCCTCGATCGGCAGCATGTGGCCCTGGCCGGGGAGCAGATGCACCGCCACCGCGGGCGGCAGGCCGCGGGCCTGGCGCGCCGGCAGGATGGCGTCGTCGGTGCCCCACAGCACCTGCGCCGGCACCGCCAGCTCCGCCAGCCGGTCGCGCAGCACCAGGCGCTGGCGGCCCGGGGCGAAGCACTGGTCGGCCAGGCGGCGCAGCGTCTCGCGCACGCCGGGGCCGCGCAGGGCCGTCAGCACCAGCTCGCCCAGCGCCGGGGTGACCAGCCGGGGATCGGCATAGAGCGGCCGCAGCGCCGCCGCCAGCGCCGCCGGATCGTCGGCGCCGAGCAGCCGGTCGATGAAGCCGGTGTCGGCCTCCTCACCCAGCCCGCCGGGGGCGACCAGGGTCAGCGAAGCGGCGCGGCCCGGCCGGGACAGCGCCGCCTGCAGCACCACCGCCCCGCCCAGGGAATGGCCGACCAGATGGGCGCGGCCGATGCCGACGGCGTCGAGGAAGGCCAGCAGCGCCTCGGCCAGGCCGGGCACGCCGCCCGCGCCGAGATCCTTCGACGAGCCGCCATGGCCCGGCAGGTCGAGCGCATAGACCGTGCGCCGGGCCGAAAGCGGCACCTGGTTGGCGGCCCAGGTCAACAGCTCGCCGGCGAAGCCGTGCACCATGACGATCGGGGCGCCGCCGCCCGCGCCCATGCGGCGATAGCGGATCGGGCGGCCGTCGGCCAGCACCGCCAGCTGGGTGCGGACGCCGCCGGCCGTCGCCGGATGCGGAGGACCCGAGAGGCTCATTCCTCGATGCCGGCGAGGCGGAACTGCAGCTTGTGCACGGCATTGGCCTGCAGCTCGCCATAGCCGGCCACCAGCGCGGCGCGGTACAGCTCCGCCGTCAGGGCGGTGCCCGGCATCGGCACGCCGCTGGCGCGGCCGAGATCGAGCATCAGCCCGATGTCCTTGGCCATGTTCTTGAGGTGGAAGGCCGGCGAGAAGTCGTTGGCCAGGGTCTTGCGTGCGGCGCCCCGGATGACGCCGGAGGAGCCGCCGAACCGGTCCAGCACCTCGATGATCCCCTCCGCCGCCAGCCCGTTCTTGCGGGCCAGCGCCAGGCCTTCGCCGAGCGCCGCGGTCTGGGCCGCCGACAGCAGGTTGCCGATCAGCTTCATCACCGCGCCGGCGCCGTTGGGGCCGAGATGGTGCACGCCGCCGGACACCGCCTCGAGAATCGGGCGCACCGCCTGCAGCACCGCGGCGTCGCCGCCGACGATGAAGCCGATGCTGCCGTCCCAGGCCTGGTCCTTGCTGCCGTAGACCGGGGCGTCGAGATAGGCGTGTCCGGCCTGCGACGCCGCCTCCGCCAGGTTGCGCGACACCGCCGGATCGGTGGTGGTGCTGTCGACGACCACCGCGCCCTTCGCGGCATGGACGAAGACGCCGTCGGGGCCGAGCAGCACGGCGCGCTGGGCATCGGGGCCGGTGACGCAGAGCATGACCCGGTCACGGCCGGCGGCGGCCTCCGCCACCGACGCGGCGCGGGCGAAGCCGGGATGGGCGGTGATCTCCTCCGGCAGCTCCACGGCGCTGCGGTTCCAGGCCTGCACGCGGTGCCCCGCCTTCAGCAGGTTGCGCACCATGCCCCGGCCCATCAGGCCGAGACCGATATAGGCGATGTCGGCCATGCTCCTGCCCTCTCCGTCACCATGCGGCGGGACCGCCACGGCCCCGCCCCGGATTACATCCTACGAAACGCCGGGCCGGATGCCAGCCCGCAGGGGGATGATTGGAGGTCGGGCAAGCCATTCACGCGCGGACGCGCGCAGGCCCCTCCCCCTTCCCCCCTCCCGCAAGGGGAGGGGGAGAGTGGAAGGCCGGGCAGGCCGGTGACGCGCTCGCAATGGGCAGTGCCGTCATCGCGAGCGCAGCGAAGCGATTCAGGGCCGTTTGGCGTGGCCCCTGGATGGCTTCGTCGGCTTCGCCTCCTCGCCATGACGGTGCAGGGATGCGCGACCCGGGCGCTCAGCTGCTGTCCGGCTTGGACGGCTCCGGCACGGGCCGGCCGGCGTCGGACGCGTCCGATGCCTCAGGCCAATCCTCTACGGTCTCGCGCTCAGCAGTCTCGGGCTCCGCCGGGGCCGGCGGCGTGGCGGCCGGCGGATCGAGGATCTCGTCCCAGCTGCGCGGCAGCCGGATCGGGTCCGGCGGGTGGCCGATCCTGCGGCACACCGCCTGCACGAACTCCGCCGCCGACAGCGTGTCCAGCTGCGCGTCCAGGATCTCGTCCTCGACCAGCCGCTCCCACGCCAGCGACCGCATGCACTCGGCGTCCAGCCCCGCCTCGGGCCGCGCCGCCGCCGCGGCCACCATCCCGGCCGCGCGCTCCCGCCGCTCCCGCCGGCGCTGCTCCTCCCCCGACGCCGTGCGCTCCTGCCGCCGCTCCATGAAGCCGGTGCGGATCCGCTCGGTCAGGGCGATCGTCAGACGCAGCGAGCGCGTCAGCCGCGCCTGGATCGGCCCGAAATCCGTCGACGCCTCCGGGTCCGGATGCGCCCGCTCCTGCTGCCGCTCGGTCATCCGCTTGCAGCGCATGTCGATCTCGGCCGCGTCGCGCAGCAGGCGCAGCGCCCAGCCCGTCCAGTTCATGTCGGGATCGGTCGGCCGGTCCGGTTCGGAATGCGCCTCGTCCATGGAACGTATCATGAACAGAAGTCGCGGATGCACGCAATGAACATTGTGTGCCCTGCCGCGGCCGGCCGTGACAGCGTCCGCCGGCCGGAGACGCATACGAGCCGGGCCGAGCTGGCCCGGCTGGCGGCGCAGCGCCGGACCGCGAGCCGGTCGGGGAGGCTGCGCCGGCGACGTAGGTCGGGCGAAGGCCGTCCCTACCAGTTCGTCACCGATCCGTCCTTGCGCTTCAGATGCGGCGCTTCCCAGAACTTGAAGCTCTGCTTCCTGATCGCTTCCTCGTTCACCTCGACGCCGAGGCCGGGCGCGTTCGTGACCGGATAATGCGCGTTCTCGATCCGCGGCTGGACCGGGAACAGCTCGGCATCATCGAAGCCGAGCTGCTCGGCCGTCGAGGTCCGGGTCTCGAGCCAGGAGAAGTTCGGCACCGCCGCGGCGAAATGCACCGTCGCCGCCGTGCAGATCGGACCGAGCGGGTTGTGCGGCATCATGTCGACGTAATGCGCCTCGCTCCACCCCGCGACCTTCATCGCCTCGGTGAATCCTCCGACATTGCAGATGTCGATGCGGTTGAACTGGTGGATGTCGCGCTCGATGTAGGGCAGGAACTGCCATTTCGAGGCGAACTCCTCGCCGATCGCGAAGGGCACGTCGACCATCCGCCGCAACGCCTCATAGGCCTCCGGCGTCTCGTCGCGGATCGGCTCCTCCAGGAAATCGAGCGTGCCGGAGGGCATCTTCTGGCAGAAGCTCGCCGCCTCCGCCACCGACAGGCGGTGATGCAGGTCGATGCCGAGCACGACGTCGCCGCCCAGCGCCTCGCGCGCCCGGACGCACCATTTCGCTGTGGTGGCGATGTGCTCGCGCGGCTCGTAGATCTCGCCGTCCCGGTGGCCGGAGGGCGACAGGCGCATCGCGGTCCAGCCGGCCGCGATCAGCGCCCGCGCCTGCTCGATCATCTCCTCGCCCGGCGGCGCGGAGGTGGTGGCGAAGGTCGGGATCCGGTCCCGCTGCTTGCCGCCCAGCAGCTGGTAGACCGGCACCCCGAGCGCCTTGCCGAGGATGTCGTAAAGGGCGATGTCGATCGCCGAGATCGCCGCCTGCAGCACGCGGCCGCCCTCGAAATACTGGCTGCGATACATCTCCTGCCACAGGGCGCCGATCCGGAACGGATCGCGGCCGACCAGGAACTCGCGGTAATGGTCGATCGCGCCGACCACGGCCTTCTCGCGACCGGAGAGGCCGCTTTCGCCCCACCCGAACAGGCCTTCGTCGGTCTCGACCTTGACGATCAGCTGGTTGCGCGTGCCGACCCAGACCGGATAGGCGCGGATGGCTGAGATCTTCATACCGGTCACCAGTGCCACAGAGTGCCGTCCTCCAGCCGGTTCACCGGCAGGTAGGCGCGCTGATAGGGGTGCTTGGCGGCGAGATCCTCGTCGATGTCGACGCCGTGGCCCGGCGCCTCGCCCGGATGGATATAGCCGCCCTCCTGCGTCCAGGAATGCGGGAAGACCTCGTGCATCAGCGGCGTGTAGCCGGAGAATTCCTGGATGCCGAAATTCGGCACCCAGAGGTCGATATGGGCGTTGACGCCCATCGCCACCGGCGACACGTCCATCGGCCCGTGGCAAGCGGTGCGGATGTGGTAGACCGAGGCGAAGTCGAAGATGCGCCGCAGCCCGGTCACGCCGCCGGCATGGACCGAGGTGACGCGGATGTAGTCGATGAGCTGCTCCTCCATCAGCAGCCGCGCATCCCAGATCGTGTTGAACACCTCGCCCAGCGCGATCGGCGTCGTCGTGTGCTGGCGGATCAGGCGATAGCCCTCCTGCAGCTCGGCCGGCACCGGGTCCTCCAGCCAGAACAGCCGGAACGGCTCGAGGTCCTTGCCCAGGCGCGCCGCCTCGATCGGCGTCAGGCGATGATGCGTATCGTGCAGCAGGTGCAGGTCGTCGCCATAGACGTCCCGCAACCGCGCGAACAGCTTCGGGATGTGGTTCATGTATTTCGCGGTCGACCACACCTCCTCATGCGGCAAAGCCTCGACCATGCCGCCGGTGCCCTGCTTCGACCCCTTGCCGGTGCCGTAGATCGCCGGCAGGCCGGGGATGCCGACCTGGCAGCGGATCGCGACATGGCCCTCGTCGCGCTTCCGGCCGACGGCGTCGACGGCCTCCTCGATCGTCATGCCCTGGGCGTGCGAGTAGATCATCGCCTTCTGCCGCGAGGCGCCGCCGAGCAGCTGGTACAGCGGCATGTTCGCCGCCTTGGCCTTGATGTCCCACAGCGCCATGTCGACGGCCGAGATCGCGGCCATGGTGATCGGCCCGCGCCGCCAATAGGCGCCCTTGTAGAGATACTGCCAGATGTCCTCGATCTGCGCCGGGTCGCGGCCGATCAGCAGCGGCGCGACATGGTCCTGCAGATAGCTGACGACCGCGAGCTCGCGCCCGTTCACCGTGCCGTCGCCGATGCCGTACAGGCCCTGGTCGGTGACGATCTTCAGGGTGACGAAGTTCCGCCCCGGCGAGCAGACGATGACCTTGACGTCCTGGATCTTCATGAAATCACCTCAAGTGGGATCGCTGTTCGGCGACCAACAAAGCCCTGTCATCTGTTTCCGACTGTCATCCTCGGGCTTGACCCGAGGATCCAGGGGCGGCCAGAGCGGCTCTTGGTGGCCCCTGGATTGCCGGGTCAAGCCCGGCAATGACAATCAGGGTGAAATGGTTGGCACCCGTCCTCAGTCGGAATCGTGGCGCCAGCCGAGCATCCGTTCGGCCTTGGCGGAGGAGAAGAAGGCGCGGTTGCCGCTCAGGTCGCCGCGCACCGGCACGTCGGGGAAGAAGCGGCCGGCAAGCTCCAGGCTCGGCATATCCATCACCGTGTCCGGCGCGACGATGTAGAACACCTCATGGCCCTTGAACGGCGCGTCGAGCGCCAGCAGGCAGGCCCGCGCCGCCGCGTCGTAGAGGGTGTAGGCCCAGAGATGCTTCGACGCCGCCTTGGTGACGAAGCCGTAGACCGCGGCGGCCTGGGCGCGCTCCTCCACCACCAGGTGGAAGCGCAGGCTGGCGATCCTGAGGCGGCTGTAGCGGCGGGCGAAGGTGTCGGCCTGCTGCTCGCAGATCCATTTCGACAGCCCGTACGGCTCCTCGGTGTAGTTCGGATGCGCCTCGTCCAGCGGGAGATAGTCGAAATGCGCCTCGCGGCTGAAGGACAGGCCGATCGCGTTGACGCTGGACGCCTGCACGATCCGGGTGATCCCGACCTCGATCGCGGCGCGCATCGCGTTGTAGCTGCCGGTGACGTTGTTGTTGTGGACGATATGGTCGGGATGGTGACCCGGCGACGGGATCGCGGCCATGTGGATCAGCGCGTCGCAGCCGCGGAAGGCTTCGACCAGCGCGTCGTAGTCGCCGATATCGGCCTGGACGAAGCGGAGGTTCTCCTGCGCCTCCGCCGGTGCCGCGCGGTCGATGCTGACGACGCGATGGCCGCGGCGCAGCGCCGCCGCCGCGATGGCGCGGCCGATCCGGCCGCTGCCGCCGGTCAGGGCGATCGTCTTCGTCCGGGTCCGGGTGCGGACGGGCTTGCCGGTCTCCAGAGTGTCCATCGTTGCCTCGCTCAAGCGCCGTAGACGGACTGGTGCAGCCCGCGGATGTAGCCGATGGCATAGAGCCGGCCGAAGGCGGAGTAGCCGGCATTCTCGTTGCTGTCGCCTTCCACGGTCGGCACATGGTCGGGGCGCAGCACGCCGTCGAAGCCGATGTCGCGATAGGCGCGCATGCAGGCCAGCATGTCGGTCTTGCCGGCGTCGTGCCATGTCTCCCGGAACGCCTCCGGCGTGCCCTCGACGTCGCGGAAATGGACGAAGGAGATGGCCTTGCCGAAGGACCGGATGGCGCCGGGCAGGTCGTCGGTCATCAGGGTGAAGTTGCCCTGGCACAGCGTGATCGTGTTCATCGGGCTGGGCACGCTTTCGACCAGGCGCCGGTAGTTGTCGATGCTGCGCATGATCCGCCCGACGCCGCGGATCGGCGACAGCGGCGGGTCGTCCGGGTGCATCGAGATCTTCACCTTCGCCTCTTCGGCAACCGGCAGCACCTTCTTCAGGAAATAGTCGAGATTGGCCCAGAGCTCATCCTCGCCGATCGGCGGGTTGCCGGTCAGATCCTCGGGAACGTCGGCGATGTTGAAGCTGGTGACCACAGACCCGCCGCGCGACGGCGTGGCCAGGTTGGTGCGCACCCAGTTGAAGTCGGTCATCCACTCGTAGCACCAGACCGGGATGCCGAGCCGGCCCATGTTCCGCAGCAGCGTGCAGACCGTCGCGATCTCCTCGTCCCGCCCCGGCAGGCCGCGCTTCGCCTTGTTCAGCGGCGGCCGCGCCTCGACCACCTTCAGGGTGAAGCCGGCGTCCTCGTAGCGCTGCTTCAGGCGCTGCAGCGGCCCGAAATCCCACGGCGCCTCGCCCTGCAGCAGGTCGTCGGGCGGCAGGCCGCCGACGGCGAGGTCGACCCCGGCCTGCTTCGCCAGCTTCCAGACGGGCGTCGGCGTGGGGCTGATGTATTCGGCGATTTCGAGCATGGTCGTGTCGTTCCGTGCGGTCCGGTGGGCTAAGAAAAGATCGTCATTGCGAGGAGGCGAAGCCGACGAAGCAATCCAGGGGTCGGTTCGCGCTGGCCCCTGGATTGCTTCGCTGCGCTCGCAATGACGGTTCTTTCGTGGGGGAGGAGAGAGTCTGATCACGAGTGTCATCGAAGCTCAGGCGGGCAGCAGCTCGGACAGGCGCTCCTGCGCCACCTGGGGCTGCCGATCGTAGAGGAAGCATGAGGCGGTTTGGCGATCGCCGATGCGGAACAGCGGCGGCTCCGCCCCGCAGGCCTCCATCGCCCTGGGGCAGCGGGGCCGGAAGCGGCAGCCGCCGGTGCCGATGGCAGCGTCTCGCGCCTTGATCGGCTGGGCGCCCCAGCGCCGGTCGAGATCGGGCCAGGGGATCGAATCCACCAGCAATTGCGTATAGGGGTGCTGCGGATCCTTGATCACCCGGTCGACATCCCCCGCCTCCATCACCGAGCCGCGATAGAGCACGATGATCGATCTGGCGATGTGATAGGCGGTCGTCAGGTCATGCGTGACGTAGATGATCGAGACGCCGTGGTCGCGCTGCAGGTTGCGCAGCGTTTCGAGGATCGTCGCGCGGAGCGAGGCGTCGACCATCGACACCGGCTCGTCGGCGATCAGCAGCCGCGGCTTCAGCAGCAAAGCGCGGGCGACGTTGATGCGCTGGCGCTGCCCGCCGGACAGCTGGTGCGGAAAGCGGCCCAGGATGTCCTCCGGCCGCAGCCCGACGGCGGTCAGCGCCTCCTCCATCTTGCCGCGCGCCTCCGCCTTCGATCTCGCCAGCCCGAATTTCCGGATCGGCACGGTCAGCAGGTGGTCGACCGTGTAGAACGGGTTGAACACGGCGAAGGGGTCCTGGA comes from Inquilinus sp. Marseille-Q2685 and encodes:
- a CDS encoding NAD(P)-dependent oxidoreductase, whose amino-acid sequence is MADIAYIGLGLMGRGMVRNLLKAGHRVQAWNRSAVELPEEITAHPGFARAASVAEAAAGRDRVMLCVTGPDAQRAVLLGPDGVFVHAAKGAVVVDSTTTDPAVSRNLAEAASQAGHAYLDAPVYGSKDQAWDGSIGFIVGGDAAVLQAVRPILEAVSGGVHHLGPNGAGAVMKLIGNLLSAAQTAALGEGLALARKNGLAAEGIIEVLDRFGGSSGVIRGAARKTLANDFSPAFHLKNMAKDIGLMLDLGRASGVPMPGTALTAELYRAALVAGYGELQANAVHKLQFRLAGIEE
- a CDS encoding mandelate racemase/muconate lactonizing enzyme family protein, producing MKISAIRAYPVWVGTRNQLIVKVETDEGLFGWGESGLSGREKAVVGAIDHYREFLVGRDPFRIGALWQEMYRSQYFEGGRVLQAAISAIDIALYDILGKALGVPVYQLLGGKQRDRIPTFATTSAPPGEEMIEQARALIAAGWTAMRLSPSGHRDGEIYEPREHIATTAKWCVRAREALGGDVVLGIDLHHRLSVAEAASFCQKMPSGTLDFLEEPIRDETPEAYEALRRMVDVPFAIGEEFASKWQFLPYIERDIHQFNRIDICNVGGFTEAMKVAGWSEAHYVDMMPHNPLGPICTAATVHFAAAVPNFSWLETRTSTAEQLGFDDAELFPVQPRIENAHYPVTNAPGLGVEVNEEAIRKQSFKFWEAPHLKRKDGSVTNW
- the manD gene encoding D-mannonate dehydratase ManD, with product MKIQDVKVIVCSPGRNFVTLKIVTDQGLYGIGDGTVNGRELAVVSYLQDHVAPLLIGRDPAQIEDIWQYLYKGAYWRRGPITMAAISAVDMALWDIKAKAANMPLYQLLGGASRQKAMIYSHAQGMTIEEAVDAVGRKRDEGHVAIRCQVGIPGLPAIYGTGKGSKQGTGGMVEALPHEEVWSTAKYMNHIPKLFARLRDVYGDDLHLLHDTHHRLTPIEAARLGKDLEPFRLFWLEDPVPAELQEGYRLIRQHTTTPIALGEVFNTIWDARLLMEEQLIDYIRVTSVHAGGVTGLRRIFDFASVYHIRTACHGPMDVSPVAMGVNAHIDLWVPNFGIQEFSGYTPLMHEVFPHSWTQEGGYIHPGEAPGHGVDIDEDLAAKHPYQRAYLPVNRLEDGTLWHW
- a CDS encoding NAD(P)-dependent oxidoreductase, which translates into the protein MDTLETGKPVRTRTRTKTIALTGGSGRIGRAIAAAALRRGHRVVSIDRAAPAEAQENLRFVQADIGDYDALVEAFRGCDALIHMAAIPSPGHHPDHIVHNNNVTGSYNAMRAAIEVGITRIVQASSVNAIGLSFSREAHFDYLPLDEAHPNYTEEPYGLSKWICEQQADTFARRYSRLRIASLRFHLVVEERAQAAAVYGFVTKAASKHLWAYTLYDAAARACLLALDAPFKGHEVFYIVAPDTVMDMPSLELAGRFFPDVPVRGDLSGNRAFFSSAKAERMLGWRHDSD
- a CDS encoding mannonate dehydratase; amino-acid sequence: MLEIAEYISPTPTPVWKLAKQAGVDLAVGGLPPDDLLQGEAPWDFGPLQRLKQRYEDAGFTLKVVEARPPLNKAKRGLPGRDEEIATVCTLLRNMGRLGIPVWCYEWMTDFNWVRTNLATPSRGGSVVTSFNIADVPEDLTGNPPIGEDELWANLDYFLKKVLPVAEEAKVKISMHPDDPPLSPIRGVGRIMRSIDNYRRLVESVPSPMNTITLCQGNFTLMTDDLPGAIRSFGKAISFVHFRDVEGTPEAFRETWHDAGKTDMLACMRAYRDIGFDGVLRPDHVPTVEGDSNENAGYSAFGRLYAIGYIRGLHQSVYGA